In the Clostridium beijerinckii genome, one interval contains:
- the csrA gene encoding carbon storage regulator CsrA has product MLIITRKKGESLMIGDDIEIVISKIDDGSVKIGIKAPKDISILRKELYDEVEKENKEATKFDISILKDINKK; this is encoded by the coding sequence ATGCTAATTATAACTAGAAAAAAAGGTGAATCTCTTATGATTGGAGATGATATAGAAATTGTTATAAGTAAGATTGATGATGGAAGCGTAAAAATTGGAATAAAAGCTCCCAAAGATATATCAATACTCAGAAAAGAATTATATGACGAAGTAGAGAAGGAAAATAAGGAAGCAACGAAATTTGATATCAGCATTTTAAAGGATATAAATAAAAAATAA
- the fliD gene encoding flagellar filament capping protein FliD, translating to MTSIYPSSSTSSSSSTSSKNLLRISGMASGIDTDSVVKSMVSNYQTKIDKENQAKQILQWKQESYRDIIKGVKGLQEYFDPLSSKYILGDSAMNINTATSDTSSVVSATTDSTAKAGTYSIEVSQLAEQAKITGTSKNSMVEVSNSTTISDWSGAKFTLTIDGKATDITLGTITSSNSNGTVLDEVVSDINSQMASKGLSGITASYVNDGLTYIKFTNTSGKSASISDITKSSDSTKLGAGQSIGGNISATSKLSDLGINDSKGISFELSYDSTTIAKPIAITATSSDTLQSLMDKVKSATNGSVIMNIDDTTGKISFQSKNTGSASSITIKDTSEGVNSISDLGIKIDVDTKSASATGKDAMVKITEPGKSATTTTQSSNKFTINGVSYNISNTNIGDPANITVTANTDQVVTNFKNFITDYNTIISTINTKLTEKKNTDYAPLTDDQKSSMSESQITAWETKAKVGLLRNDDYLNGVMTQLRGIFSSPVYSSYSSSTVNTKIPLSLGKYGSNAIGIDTSSDVTDGGKLVITDETKLKDVITNNLDNFKKMFSGASSTPLDKNASGQEEAYIGSKKYMEDGLFKRMSTVLSSYVATPGLGKDGTYTLSGSMNIFVNKQYDYSASGSASKNTLPDQVYSKTLSISKLKTQMSDAETRYYAKFTALETAMNKLNSQQSQLSSMLGTS from the coding sequence ATGACAAGTATTTATCCAAGTAGTAGTACTAGTTCAAGCAGCAGTACTTCAAGCAAAAATTTATTGAGAATATCAGGTATGGCAAGTGGTATTGATACAGATTCTGTGGTTAAATCTATGGTTTCAAACTATCAAACTAAGATAGATAAAGAGAATCAGGCGAAACAAATATTACAATGGAAACAGGAGAGTTATAGAGATATTATAAAAGGTGTGAAAGGCCTTCAAGAATATTTTGATCCACTTTCAAGCAAGTATATTCTTGGTGATAGTGCCATGAATATTAATACAGCCACAAGTGATACAAGTTCAGTGGTGTCAGCAACGACAGATTCAACAGCTAAAGCAGGAACTTATTCAATAGAAGTAAGTCAATTGGCGGAACAGGCAAAGATTACTGGAACTTCAAAAAACTCTATGGTAGAAGTTTCTAACTCTACTACTATTTCTGATTGGAGCGGAGCTAAATTTACATTAACAATAGATGGAAAAGCAACTGATATAACATTAGGAACTATAACTAGTAGTAATTCCAATGGTACTGTTTTAGATGAAGTTGTTTCTGATATAAATAGTCAAATGGCATCAAAAGGGTTAAGTGGAATTACCGCCTCTTATGTAAATGACGGATTAACTTATATAAAATTTACTAACACAAGTGGAAAGTCAGCGAGCATATCTGATATTACTAAATCAAGTGACAGTACTAAATTAGGAGCAGGACAAAGTATCGGTGGGAATATTTCAGCAACTTCAAAATTATCGGATTTAGGAATTAATGATAGTAAGGGTATAAGTTTTGAATTATCGTATGATTCAACAACAATAGCTAAGCCGATAGCTATTACAGCAACAAGCTCAGATACATTACAAAGTCTGATGGATAAAGTTAAAAGTGCAACAAATGGTTCAGTTATAATGAATATAGATGATACTACTGGAAAAATTTCATTCCAATCAAAAAATACTGGATCAGCTTCAAGTATTACAATTAAAGATACAAGTGAAGGGGTTAATAGTATTTCTGATTTAGGTATAAAAATAGATGTAGATACCAAGAGTGCTAGTGCAACAGGTAAAGATGCAATGGTAAAAATAACTGAGCCAGGAAAATCTGCTACAACAACAACTCAAAGCTCGAATAAATTTACAATTAATGGAGTTAGTTATAATATTTCGAACACTAATATTGGGGATCCAGCTAATATAACAGTAACTGCCAATACAGATCAAGTTGTTACTAATTTTAAAAATTTTATAACAGATTATAATACTATAATTTCAACAATTAATACAAAATTAACAGAAAAGAAAAATACTGATTATGCTCCGCTTACTGATGATCAAAAATCAAGTATGAGTGAAAGTCAAATTACTGCATGGGAAACTAAAGCTAAAGTTGGATTGCTTAGAAATGATGACTATTTAAATGGTGTAATGACTCAACTAAGAGGAATATTTTCATCACCCGTGTACAGCAGTTACAGTAGTTCAACAGTCAATACAAAAATACCATTAAGTTTAGGAAAATATGGTTCTAATGCTATAGGAATTGATACTTCATCTGATGTTACTGATGGAGGTAAGCTTGTTATTACAGATGAAACAAAACTAAAAGATGTTATTACTAACAATTTAGATAATTTTAAAAAAATGTTTAGTGGAGCATCAAGTACTCCATTAGATAAAAATGCGTCAGGTCAAGAGGAGGCTTATATTGGCTCAAAAAAATATATGGAAGATGGATTATTTAAGAGAATGAGTACTGTACTTAGTAGTTATGTGGCAACGCCAGGATTAGGTAAAGATGGTACTTACACATTATCTGGTAGCATGAATATATTTGTAAATAAACAATATGATTATAGCGCTTCAGGATCCGCAAGTAAAAACACATTACCTGATCAGGTTTATAGTAAAACTTTAAGTATCAGCAAGCTTAAGACTCAAATGTCAGATGCTGAAACCAGATATTACGCTAAATTTACGGCATTAGAAACAGCTATGAATAAGTTGAATTCTCAACAGAGTCAGCTTAGCTCGATGCTTGGAACATCATAA
- the fliS gene encoding flagellar export chaperone FliS, translating to MYSNGYNVYKNNSVNYASKEQLLLMLTEGAVKFCKIARQAIVDRDVKKAHDALVKTQDIFSELMVSLDTSAGEWAVQLLRVYTFIKDRLIEANMTKKLEIIDEILPLIEDINETWKEAYKRAKK from the coding sequence ATGTATTCTAATGGATATAATGTATATAAAAATAATTCCGTAAATTATGCATCAAAAGAACAATTATTATTAATGTTAACTGAAGGTGCAGTTAAATTTTGTAAAATAGCTAGACAAGCTATAGTAGATAGAGATGTAAAAAAAGCACATGATGCACTAGTAAAAACTCAGGATATATTCTCAGAACTCATGGTTAGTTTAGATACAAGTGCAGGTGAGTGGGCAGTTCAGTTATTGAGAGTATATACTTTTATTAAAGATAGATTGATTGAGGCTAATATGACTAAAAAATTAGAAATAATAGATGAAATTCTTCCACTTATAGAAGATATTAATGAGACATGGAAAGAAGCGTATAAGAGAGCTAAAAAATAA
- a CDS encoding IS982 family transposase, giving the protein MLEFTYYNTEKIANLKDFFTVSFVLIDDVYNEVIPESIKNRRNISESKLSDSEIITISIVGEALTIDSEKAWFYFVKKNYSDLFPNICDRTRFNRTKRNLYKVILEIQRYFSSLAIFSDDDTRIIDSMPIPVCKFGRAYFSKLFKDISTYSYCASKKETYFGLKLHALITTDGFITDFLLTTANTDDRDAVFELIQTNTNIKILADKGYVGNELKVSLAKEKEILFLSLKRKNSKTPLEKRLRNALSKARRRVETSFSQLAGQFNIARVLAKSKWGLMLRITLKILTHNISFVLNAITGNTIHIAQIKHLAFG; this is encoded by the coding sequence ATGTTAGAGTTCACTTATTATAATACTGAAAAAATTGCTAATTTAAAAGATTTTTTTACAGTTTCTTTTGTGTTAATCGATGATGTTTACAATGAAGTAATTCCTGAATCCATCAAAAATAGAAGAAATATTTCTGAATCTAAGCTCTCAGACTCAGAAATAATAACAATTAGTATCGTAGGCGAAGCCCTTACAATTGATTCTGAAAAAGCTTGGTTCTATTTTGTTAAAAAGAATTATTCAGATTTATTTCCTAATATTTGCGATAGAACAAGATTTAACAGAACCAAAAGAAATTTATACAAAGTAATTTTAGAAATCCAAAGATACTTTTCAAGTCTGGCAATATTTAGTGATGATGATACTAGAATTATTGACAGTATGCCTATCCCAGTATGCAAATTCGGAAGAGCCTACTTTAGTAAATTATTCAAGGACATATCAACTTATAGTTATTGCGCTTCAAAAAAGGAAACTTATTTTGGATTGAAACTTCACGCTTTAATTACTACTGATGGTTTCATAACAGATTTTCTTTTAACGACTGCTAATACTGATGATAGAGATGCTGTATTCGAACTCATTCAAACAAACACCAATATAAAGATACTCGCTGATAAAGGATACGTCGGCAATGAGCTTAAAGTATCATTAGCTAAAGAAAAAGAAATCTTGTTTTTATCGCTGAAGAGAAAAAATAGTAAAACACCGCTAGAAAAACGACTTCGTAACGCTTTATCAAAAGCGCGTCGGAGAGTTGAAACTAGTTTTTCTCAATTAGCTGGCCAATTTAATATTGCAAGAGTTCTAGCTAAGTCAAAGTGGGGGTTAATGCTGAGAATTACTCTAAAAATACTTACTCATAATATATCATTTGTACTAAATGCAATTACAGGAAATACTATTCATATAGCTCAAATTAAACATCTTGCATTTGGTTAA
- a CDS encoding flagellar protein FlaG → MEVNNIGQSTINTNSYNVNPDVSQYTNANTGVSITQVQKVETQSSEENNAKNQEYSKKDLDDAVKKINNFLKDDKTHAEYTYNEEMKTMMVKVIDENTKEVVLEIPPKKILDMVASMLRQVGLLDKKA, encoded by the coding sequence ATGGAAGTTAATAACATAGGACAAAGCACAATTAATACAAATTCATACAATGTAAATCCAGATGTATCCCAATATACTAATGCTAATACAGGGGTATCGATTACCCAAGTTCAAAAAGTTGAAACTCAATCTTCAGAAGAGAATAATGCTAAAAATCAAGAATATAGCAAAAAAGATCTAGATGATGCAGTGAAGAAAATAAATAACTTTTTAAAAGATGATAAAACTCACGCAGAATATACTTATAACGAAGAAATGAAGACAATGATGGTAAAAGTAATAGATGAAAATACTAAGGAAGTTGTATTAGAAATTCCACCGAAAAAGATTTTGGATATGGTAGCTAGTATGTTGAGGCAGGTAGGTTTGTTAGATAAGAAAGCTTAA
- the fliW gene encoding flagellar assembly protein FliW — MKFISKIHGEIEYEKDNIITFNKGLPGFNELRKFILIDLEEYYPFKLLLSLEDGEIALIVTSPYEFFKDYEIKLSEETIKNLKIDSPKQVNIITTVTINSDVRKITTNLQGPIVINTSNNLGEQIILDNTKYKVKNPLI, encoded by the coding sequence ATGAAATTTATTTCAAAAATTCATGGTGAAATTGAATATGAAAAAGATAATATAATTACCTTTAATAAAGGGCTTCCGGGCTTTAACGAATTAAGAAAGTTTATTCTTATTGATTTAGAGGAATACTATCCATTTAAATTGTTGTTATCATTAGAAGATGGCGAAATTGCACTCATTGTTACTTCACCATATGAATTCTTTAAAGATTATGAAATTAAGTTAAGCGAAGAAACTATTAAAAATTTGAAAATAGATTCTCCAAAGCAAGTAAATATTATTACTACAGTAACGATAAATTCAGATGTAAGAAAAATCACTACCAATCTACAAGGACCTATAGTTATAAATACTTCTAATAATTTAGGGGAACAAATAATACTAGATAATACTAAATACAAAGTTAAGAATCCTTTAATTTAG